A part of Terriglobus roseus genomic DNA contains:
- a CDS encoding PQQ-dependent sugar dehydrogenase has translation MKRFALTGLLLASALQPALAQINAGEQKPEASLPFTMTQVATLRYPWRIAFLPDGRMLITEKVGGMVLMTQKGESIPVANVPPVLYKGQGGQLGVFLSPFYAKDHSVYLTYSEPGEPGGSSLALAKARLDLKPNAASLEDLKVIWRDGERGLGGQFGAQIAFSPDKKFLYLTVGERQRMTPAQDPNQPLGKILRLTLDGKPAPGNPWAGKTGAPTVPVIDPPSDTEAAKTAPKVRDYTFPGPNLTPSETWTSGHRTPYGLAFAPDGKLWEAEHGPRGGDELNLIEKGKNYGWPLVSYAVNYNGVPIPSPDTRPDLQKPVIYWTPIIAPGNIMFYKGKMFSQWDGNLLMGGMATHTLNRVIITGSTAKPAERWDVGKRIRDVEEAPDGALWFLEDDAKGGVYRVTPK, from the coding sequence ATGAAACGGTTTGCACTCACAGGATTGCTGCTGGCCTCCGCTCTCCAGCCTGCCCTGGCACAGATCAACGCAGGTGAACAGAAGCCTGAAGCTAGCCTGCCCTTCACCATGACCCAGGTGGCCACGCTGCGTTATCCCTGGCGCATTGCCTTCCTGCCAGACGGCCGCATGCTCATCACAGAAAAGGTTGGCGGCATGGTCCTCATGACGCAGAAGGGTGAAAGCATTCCCGTCGCCAACGTTCCTCCCGTGCTGTACAAGGGCCAGGGCGGTCAGCTCGGCGTCTTCCTTTCGCCGTTTTACGCAAAGGATCACAGCGTTTACCTCACCTACTCCGAACCCGGTGAACCGGGCGGTTCCAGCCTTGCATTGGCAAAAGCTCGTCTTGATCTAAAGCCGAACGCCGCAAGCCTGGAAGACCTGAAGGTCATCTGGCGCGACGGCGAACGCGGACTCGGCGGCCAGTTCGGCGCGCAGATCGCCTTCTCACCTGACAAGAAGTTCCTCTACCTCACCGTGGGCGAGCGTCAGCGCATGACACCAGCACAGGATCCCAACCAGCCCCTCGGCAAAATCCTCCGTCTCACGCTCGACGGCAAGCCCGCACCCGGCAACCCCTGGGCTGGCAAGACCGGCGCGCCGACTGTTCCTGTGATCGATCCGCCGTCAGACACGGAAGCCGCCAAGACCGCACCCAAGGTCCGCGACTACACCTTCCCAGGCCCCAACCTTACCCCGTCTGAAACGTGGACCAGCGGCCACCGCACGCCTTACGGCCTCGCCTTCGCTCCCGATGGCAAGCTGTGGGAAGCGGAGCACGGCCCCCGCGGCGGTGACGAGCTGAACCTCATCGAGAAGGGCAAGAACTACGGCTGGCCCCTCGTCTCCTACGCTGTGAACTACAACGGCGTGCCCATCCCCAGCCCGGACACGCGCCCTGACCTGCAGAAGCCCGTCATCTACTGGACGCCCATCATCGCCCCCGGCAACATCATGTTTTACAAGGGCAAGATGTTCTCGCAGTGGGACGGCAACCTGCTCATGGGCGGCATGGCCACACACACCCTCAACCGCGTCATCATCACCGGCTCCACGGCGAAGCCCGCAGAGCGCTGGGACGTGGGTAAGCGTATCCGCGACGTGGAAGAAGCTCCCGACGGCGCACTCTGGTTCCTCGAAGACGATGCCAAGGGCGGCGTCTACCGCGTAACCCCCAAGTAA
- a CDS encoding glycosyl hydrolase has translation MGSGYMGLRFALLGLGVWVPGVAMAQAAGTNQGWTRWNPVTPLTAQSFAHPSMSDRPWVRMNTPDGLTSDELKAEVDAMATAGIGGVEIGQGTFPATPQLIAILQEANRKGLKVSLSHGATTAPKGYSLDEENVRKTLLFTASDVKGGLTADVTFKAPLPPVNRGFGGGGGGGRPAPAPQPRRSTLIAVMAYKCVSSCESGVATLDFSSAVDVTSQITAKDAAGVGGGPTTGKLAWKAPDGGDWKVVAFWSQGANAQPDLFSKAGTDELIRGMEADWTPDVKALLKANGGDIFYDSHSADRGSPTELWTNNMEAEFKARRGYSLLQSAAALFPQNFTFSDGSAERVRNDLNAVRTQLWIENHLKPMRAWVHGYNLRLRLQPYGEVVAATPDEIEAASVLDRPETESLFFGDEVDSFLPIAAANHMTGNTWYSTECCAAVSKAYAQTFQDAVIRMHREYVAGVTKLVYHVYPYRDAKDSKWPGYHSFGSAGFSNAWGPRNPNWIDATTYNDYFARTQQVLTQGTAKVDVAVYMLSYTFPQPMQVKGGFHIWPDTKLQEAGFTRDYLDPALLAMPSATVTNHVLAANKPAYKVLILDGEQQPNANPERDAMPLAAAQRILALAKAGLPVVVVGKAPDHVPGRDTKDDAAVKSTMDALMQLKNVHRVSHEGDVPALLLSLGIHPSAEPEAPSQVLSLRREDAARGVQYYFFYNQQEVTPAGEPANLFEPAGTKVFDGKVTLHGQGKPYALDAWSGAIVPLKGFETVEGGVRVPLHIAADDAVVIALSKTPLTSAVVGAVVTAAGSGKTMDLTGARWHLAVEDWKPAVKYGATGAEATQTSKDAIPVELEGLKSWKQIPGLADVSGVGTYTTTLNLPNDWKSGSSVLRLGEVMDSFQLKVNGKLVPVNQISASADVGKYLHAGANTIEVRVATTLNNRLSQLDADVRKRKIVQEYGLIGPVVLQTSAQQ, from the coding sequence ATGGGTTCTGGCTACATGGGGTTGAGATTTGCGTTGTTGGGATTGGGTGTTTGGGTTCCGGGTGTCGCGATGGCGCAGGCTGCAGGAACGAATCAGGGATGGACGCGATGGAACCCGGTAACTCCGCTAACGGCCCAGAGCTTTGCGCACCCGTCCATGTCGGACAGGCCGTGGGTGCGGATGAATACGCCAGATGGGCTGACTTCCGATGAGTTGAAGGCGGAAGTGGATGCGATGGCCACTGCGGGTATTGGCGGCGTGGAGATTGGGCAGGGAACGTTTCCGGCGACGCCGCAGTTGATTGCGATTTTGCAGGAGGCGAATCGCAAGGGGCTGAAGGTGAGTTTGAGCCATGGGGCGACGACGGCTCCGAAGGGATACAGCCTGGACGAAGAGAACGTGCGTAAGACGTTGTTGTTTACCGCGTCGGATGTGAAGGGCGGGCTGACTGCGGATGTGACCTTTAAAGCTCCGTTGCCGCCGGTGAATCGTGGGTTTGGTGGAGGCGGTGGTGGGGGCAGGCCTGCACCTGCGCCGCAGCCTCGCCGCAGCACGCTGATTGCAGTGATGGCTTACAAGTGTGTGTCTTCCTGCGAGAGCGGCGTCGCTACGCTGGATTTTTCTTCGGCTGTGGATGTGACGTCTCAAATTACGGCCAAGGATGCGGCTGGAGTGGGTGGTGGTCCTACTACGGGCAAGCTTGCTTGGAAGGCTCCTGACGGTGGTGACTGGAAAGTTGTTGCGTTCTGGTCGCAGGGCGCTAATGCGCAGCCGGATCTGTTTAGCAAAGCAGGCACGGATGAACTGATTCGCGGCATGGAGGCTGATTGGACGCCGGACGTGAAGGCATTGCTGAAGGCGAATGGTGGGGATATTTTTTATGACTCGCATTCGGCGGATCGCGGCAGCCCGACAGAGTTGTGGACGAACAACATGGAGGCAGAGTTCAAGGCGCGGCGTGGGTATTCGCTGTTGCAGAGTGCCGCTGCTTTGTTCCCGCAGAACTTCACGTTCAGCGATGGCAGTGCGGAGCGTGTGCGCAATGATCTGAATGCGGTGCGTACACAGCTTTGGATTGAGAACCATTTGAAGCCGATGCGTGCGTGGGTGCATGGATACAATCTGCGTTTGCGTTTGCAGCCCTATGGTGAAGTGGTTGCCGCAACGCCGGATGAGATTGAAGCGGCGAGTGTGTTGGATAGGCCGGAGACGGAGTCATTGTTCTTTGGCGATGAGGTGGATAGTTTTCTACCGATTGCTGCGGCGAATCATATGACGGGCAACACCTGGTACTCGACGGAGTGTTGCGCCGCTGTGTCGAAGGCGTATGCGCAGACATTTCAGGATGCTGTGATTCGTATGCATCGTGAGTATGTGGCGGGTGTGACGAAGCTGGTGTATCACGTGTATCCGTATCGTGATGCAAAGGATTCGAAGTGGCCCGGATATCACTCGTTTGGTTCTGCAGGATTTTCGAATGCGTGGGGGCCGCGTAATCCGAATTGGATTGATGCGACTACGTACAACGATTACTTCGCTCGCACGCAGCAGGTGCTGACGCAGGGTACGGCGAAGGTGGACGTTGCGGTGTACATGTTGAGCTATACGTTTCCGCAGCCGATGCAGGTGAAGGGTGGTTTTCACATCTGGCCGGATACAAAGCTGCAGGAGGCTGGATTTACGCGGGATTATCTTGATCCTGCGTTGCTGGCGATGCCGAGTGCGACGGTGACGAATCATGTGCTTGCAGCGAATAAGCCTGCGTATAAGGTGCTGATCCTGGATGGAGAGCAGCAGCCTAATGCTAATCCGGAACGCGATGCGATGCCGCTGGCTGCGGCACAGAGAATCCTCGCTCTGGCGAAGGCGGGATTGCCTGTGGTGGTTGTGGGTAAGGCGCCGGATCATGTGCCGGGACGCGATACGAAAGATGATGCTGCTGTGAAGTCGACCATGGACGCGTTGATGCAGTTGAAGAATGTGCATCGTGTATCGCATGAAGGGGATGTGCCTGCGTTGTTGTTGTCGTTGGGCATTCATCCATCGGCAGAGCCAGAAGCTCCTTCGCAGGTGTTAAGTCTACGGCGCGAGGATGCGGCTCGCGGCGTGCAGTATTACTTCTTCTACAACCAGCAGGAAGTTACGCCAGCGGGTGAGCCTGCGAATTTGTTTGAGCCCGCGGGGACGAAGGTGTTTGACGGCAAGGTGACGCTGCATGGGCAGGGTAAGCCGTACGCGCTGGATGCGTGGAGTGGCGCGATTGTGCCGTTGAAGGGATTCGAAACAGTTGAGGGTGGTGTGCGTGTGCCACTGCATATCGCGGCTGATGACGCAGTGGTCATCGCGTTGAGTAAGACGCCTCTCACTTCGGCTGTTGTCGGCGCTGTGGTGACTGCTGCTGGTAGCGGAAAGACGATGGACCTTACGGGAGCGCGATGGCATCTTGCGGTGGAAGATTGGAAGCCCGCTGTGAAGTATGGCGCAACGGGTGCGGAAGCAACGCAGACTTCGAAGGATGCGATTCCTGTGGAGTTGGAAGGACTGAAGTCGTGGAAGCAGATTCCGGGGTTGGCGGATGTGAGTGGTGTTGGCACTTACACGACAACGCTTAACTTGCCTAACGATTGGAAGTCCGGATCTTCCGTGTTGCGGCTGGGCGAGGTAATGGATTCGTTCCAGTTGAAGGTGAATGGGAAGCTGGTGCCTGTGAATCAGATCAGTGCTTCCGCGGACGTGGGTAAGTATCTTCATGCCGGTGCGAACACCATTGAAGTGCGCGTGGCGACGACGCTGAACAATCGGCTTTCGCAACTGGACGCAGATGTGCGCAAGCGAAAGATTGTGCAGGAGTATGGATTGATTGGGCCCGTGGTGCTGCAGACTTCAGCGCAGCAGTAA
- a CDS encoding TIGR03435 family protein: protein MNRFVLHVVFAMITTGSVLAQAPASADRPAFDVTSVRPSKAGVAQRSNVPLDSGNVYSTVSADDARTAAGGYFVATHQPLWRYISFAYKLSGTQELSFRFNMFSGAPKSGAPFWVTGGFDSPPEFFDISARAPAETTIDQMRLMMQSLLAERFHLSMHTVQADAPVFALVLEKDGVTGPKLQPHPASDTCSAPVADLPPVCGVVAHVAATTPGQHYGGRGVSLSLFANSIQTMTGIAAVPRPVVDETGLKGLYDFHLTWVHDAASGDAGVVDNSANFRDALKQQLGLKLKNDRAPIQFLIVDRVERATEN, encoded by the coding sequence ATGAATCGATTTGTGCTGCACGTTGTATTTGCAATGATCACAACAGGTTCTGTGCTGGCACAGGCACCTGCAAGTGCTGATCGACCTGCGTTTGATGTTACTTCAGTGCGGCCAAGTAAAGCAGGTGTGGCGCAGCGATCGAATGTGCCGTTGGACTCTGGCAATGTGTACAGCACGGTGAGTGCGGATGATGCGCGCACGGCTGCGGGTGGGTATTTTGTAGCGACGCATCAGCCGCTGTGGCGCTACATCTCGTTTGCTTATAAGTTGTCAGGAACGCAGGAGCTTTCGTTTCGCTTCAACATGTTCTCTGGTGCGCCGAAATCTGGTGCGCCTTTTTGGGTGACAGGTGGGTTTGATTCACCGCCGGAGTTCTTCGACATCTCAGCGCGTGCGCCTGCGGAGACGACGATCGACCAGATGCGGTTGATGATGCAGTCGTTGTTAGCGGAGCGTTTTCATCTTTCGATGCATACGGTGCAAGCGGACGCGCCGGTGTTTGCGTTGGTATTGGAGAAGGATGGTGTTACAGGTCCGAAGCTGCAACCGCATCCAGCTTCCGATACTTGCAGTGCGCCTGTGGCTGATCTGCCGCCGGTGTGTGGTGTGGTTGCGCATGTTGCTGCGACAACGCCTGGGCAGCACTATGGTGGACGCGGAGTTTCTCTTTCGCTTTTCGCGAACTCCATTCAGACGATGACAGGCATTGCTGCTGTGCCTCGGCCGGTGGTGGATGAGACGGGGCTGAAAGGGCTGTATGACTTCCATCTGACATGGGTGCATGATGCTGCGAGTGGAGACGCAGGCGTGGTGGATAACTCCGCAAACTTTCGCGATGCGTTGAAGCAGCAGTTGGGATTGAAGCTAAAGAACGATCGAGCGCCGATCCAGTTTTTGATTGTGGATCGTGTGGAGCGGGCTACTGAGAACTAG
- a CDS encoding nuclear transport factor 2 family protein produces the protein MSEQQIRAALDAHWQASASGDLNAEHAIYDDDSICDYPQSGERIIGRNNLQALRGHHPGKPSGFHVHRIVGQGNLWVTEYTITYQGKPAFTVSIMEFRDDKVVHETQYFSDPFEAPAWRKQWVQQMP, from the coding sequence ATGTCAGAACAACAGATACGCGCAGCGCTCGATGCGCATTGGCAGGCATCCGCATCCGGCGACCTGAACGCAGAGCACGCCATCTACGACGACGACTCCATCTGCGATTACCCGCAGTCAGGCGAACGCATCATCGGACGAAACAATCTTCAAGCATTGCGAGGCCATCATCCGGGAAAGCCCTCAGGCTTCCACGTGCACCGAATCGTCGGACAGGGCAACCTCTGGGTCACCGAATACACCATCACCTACCAGGGCAAGCCCGCATTCACCGTTAGTATCATGGAGTTCCGCGACGATAAGGTCGTGCACGAAACGCAATACTTTTCCGATCCATTCGAAGCGCCTGCATGGCGAAAACAATGGGTTCAGCAAATGCCTTAA
- the rsmI gene encoding 16S rRNA (cytidine(1402)-2'-O)-methyltransferase — MSNDAPLAPGLYLVATPIGNLEDITLRALRILRSADRIACEDTRQTQKLLNHFGITTPTVSYHLHNERGRSEELVNALREGARIAVVSDAGMPGIADPGEEIVRAAVEANIAVYPVPGANAVLSALTASGLPTEQFAFHGFLPSKAGERRTVLESLRETLKSAEESATQIFYETPHRIAEALVDVEAVFGPQHPIAVARELTKLHEEFLRGTASEVRSTVQSREGIRGEMVLLISGKLLSEQNESSASLAEQVRRLIGNGISEKDALKQVAKELGIGKSEAYREWQRTRGKR, encoded by the coding sequence ATGAGTAACGACGCACCACTCGCGCCCGGCCTCTACCTCGTCGCCACCCCCATTGGCAATCTCGAAGACATCACCTTGCGCGCCCTCCGCATTCTGCGCAGTGCCGACCGCATTGCCTGCGAAGACACACGTCAGACGCAGAAGCTGCTCAATCACTTCGGCATCACCACGCCCACTGTCAGCTATCACTTGCACAACGAACGCGGCCGCTCCGAAGAACTCGTCAACGCGTTACGTGAAGGCGCACGCATTGCCGTCGTAAGCGATGCAGGCATGCCCGGCATCGCCGATCCTGGCGAAGAGATCGTGCGCGCGGCAGTGGAAGCAAACATCGCAGTCTACCCCGTGCCGGGTGCCAACGCAGTCCTCAGCGCGCTCACCGCCAGCGGCCTACCCACGGAACAATTCGCATTCCACGGCTTCCTCCCATCCAAGGCAGGCGAACGCCGCACCGTCCTCGAATCCCTACGCGAAACGCTTAAATCCGCAGAGGAGTCAGCGACACAAATCTTCTACGAAACGCCACACCGCATCGCAGAAGCGCTGGTGGATGTAGAAGCCGTCTTCGGGCCACAGCATCCCATCGCAGTCGCACGCGAATTAACTAAGCTGCACGAAGAATTTCTACGCGGCACCGCAAGCGAAGTCCGCAGCACCGTGCAATCACGCGAAGGCATCCGCGGCGAAATGGTCCTCCTCATCTCCGGCAAACTTCTCAGTGAACAAAACGAATCCAGCGCCAGCCTCGCCGAACAAGTCCGTCGCCTCATCGGCAACGGCATCAGTGAAAAAGACGCACTGAAGCAGGTCGCGAAAGAGCTCGGCATCGGCAAAAGCGAAGCCTACCGCGAATGGCAACGCACTCGCGGCAAACGCTGA
- a CDS encoding CBS domain-containing protein → MRGWSVTLGKYFGVEVRLHAIFVLSLPIIIMLSSLLDGSGMRGFGLWLLLLSAVIVREVGHGLATASAGFAVDRLLLLPTGSAPTEERSLNASTRGERFIALSGPLANFAAGITMALLMYAATPAINLFAQPWVTPQHLLRSAIWAQVLLGGLHLLPAWPLDSGIVLRRQFRRIRGNDSGIRASAGLSHAISLVLIILGAALTNAWLIVMGCSLLLSSRGDAITRLGQQAAGTITAAEVMLTDFATLSASDTLEDALRRSVHSLQDVFPVVRGPILVGSIHRDTLAQALRADGNGYVQGVMTRTVEVVLADAPLLPALERMQKNRDAQLVSVMREEKLVGILTPNSLTQSMSMLGNARRVTELAAARSGEDE, encoded by the coding sequence ATGCGTGGATGGTCTGTCACTCTGGGCAAATACTTCGGCGTTGAGGTTCGTCTTCACGCCATTTTCGTTCTTTCATTGCCCATCATCATCATGCTGTCCTCGCTTCTGGACGGCAGCGGCATGCGTGGCTTCGGCCTTTGGCTGCTACTGCTTTCAGCAGTGATCGTGCGTGAAGTGGGTCACGGCCTCGCCACAGCATCCGCGGGATTCGCCGTCGACCGCCTGCTACTGCTACCCACCGGTTCCGCCCCCACGGAAGAGCGATCTCTCAACGCCAGCACCCGTGGCGAGCGCTTCATCGCTCTCTCTGGCCCGCTCGCCAACTTCGCCGCAGGCATCACCATGGCGCTGCTGATGTACGCGGCAACACCGGCCATCAATCTCTTTGCGCAGCCGTGGGTCACTCCGCAGCATCTGCTGCGCTCTGCCATCTGGGCGCAGGTGCTCCTCGGCGGCCTACACCTTCTTCCGGCATGGCCACTCGACTCGGGCATCGTGTTGCGCCGCCAGTTCCGCCGCATCCGTGGCAACGATTCCGGTATACGCGCCTCCGCAGGCCTGTCACACGCAATATCGTTGGTCCTGATCATCCTTGGCGCAGCGCTCACGAATGCGTGGCTCATCGTCATGGGCTGCTCGCTGCTGCTTTCCAGCCGTGGTGACGCCATCACCCGTCTCGGCCAACAAGCTGCGGGCACGATCACTGCAGCTGAAGTCATGCTCACTGACTTCGCAACACTCTCCGCATCCGACACGCTGGAAGACGCTCTCCGTCGCAGCGTTCATTCTCTTCAAGACGTCTTCCCCGTCGTGCGTGGCCCCATCCTCGTGGGCTCCATCCATCGCGACACACTCGCGCAAGCTTTGCGCGCCGATGGCAACGGTTACGTCCAGGGCGTGATGACACGCACCGTCGAAGTCGTCCTCGCCGACGCGCCTCTCCTGCCCGCGTTGGAACGCATGCAGAAAAATCGCGACGCGCAACTCGTCTCCGTCATGCGCGAAGAAAAACTCGTCGGCATCCTCACGCCCAATAGCCTCACGCAATCCATGTCTATGCTGGGCAATGCACGACGCGTCACGGAACTGGCCGCAGCAAGGTCCGGCGAAGATGAGTAA
- the rsmD gene encoding 16S rRNA (guanine(966)-N(2))-methyltransferase RsmD translates to MRVIAGTYRSRVLGAPKGLATRPTSDRLRETLFNVIAARVPDARFADLYAGSGAVGIEAISRGAAEVFFAEKNAAALTAIRGNLRTLGIAGGFQVEAGGTAPLLKRLAGKPLDVWFLDPPYEEVEEYRKTLTTLGDAGNELVDADSLVIAEHTRKQALLDRYGVLKRTRTLLQGDAALSFYAMETTD, encoded by the coding sequence ATGCGTGTGATTGCAGGAACATATCGTTCGCGGGTGTTGGGGGCTCCAAAGGGGTTGGCTACGCGGCCTACGAGTGACCGGCTGCGCGAGACTCTTTTTAATGTGATTGCGGCGCGGGTGCCGGATGCTCGGTTTGCTGATCTGTATGCCGGTTCCGGTGCGGTGGGCATTGAGGCGATTTCGCGGGGAGCGGCTGAGGTTTTCTTTGCAGAGAAGAATGCTGCGGCACTGACCGCGATTCGCGGGAATCTGCGGACGCTTGGGATTGCGGGTGGATTTCAGGTGGAGGCTGGAGGGACTGCACCGTTGCTGAAGCGGCTAGCGGGAAAACCGCTGGACGTGTGGTTTCTTGATCCGCCGTATGAAGAGGTAGAGGAATATCGCAAGACGTTGACGACGCTGGGCGATGCCGGGAATGAGTTGGTGGACGCCGATTCGCTGGTGATTGCGGAACATACGCGCAAGCAGGCATTGCTGGATCGTTATGGTGTTTTGAAGCGGACGCGGACGTTGCTACAAGGCGACGCCGCGCTGAGCTTCTATGCCATGGAGACTACGGATTAA
- the thiL gene encoding thiamine-phosphate kinase yields MASGELQFIQQLRNRAGRPKGAVRLGIGDDCAVLRPPSGHDVLVTTDFSLEGRHFRRDWHPAASAGHRCLARGLSDLAAMGAQPMAAFLSLALPTGFTRRAANRTWLDGFLGGLLHLAKQTKTPLAGGDTSTAPGDAILADIVLLGSVPEGTELRRSKARPGDGLYVTGHLGGASAELAALAKSPRSLRKASPADDHPHLYPQPQLRVGQRLRSLASAAIDISDGLSTDLTHLCEESRVGAIVEADSLPLHQLLTNKKDALQHALHGGEDYQLLFTASATSKVPRSIGGIPITHIGQIVRGKDITLRSNGKTERLEPAGWEHSL; encoded by the coding sequence GCGCCGTTCTGCGCCCTCCTTCGGGCCACGATGTTCTTGTAACCACGGACTTTTCCCTCGAAGGACGCCACTTCCGCCGAGACTGGCACCCCGCCGCCTCCGCAGGGCACCGCTGCCTGGCCCGGGGCCTTAGCGACCTCGCCGCGATGGGCGCGCAACCGATGGCCGCCTTCTTGTCCCTGGCCCTGCCCACCGGTTTCACCCGTCGCGCTGCAAACCGCACATGGCTTGACGGCTTTCTAGGCGGTTTGCTTCATCTGGCGAAACAAACCAAGACACCCCTCGCAGGCGGCGACACCTCCACCGCTCCCGGCGACGCCATCCTCGCAGACATTGTCCTTCTGGGCTCCGTCCCGGAAGGCACGGAACTCCGCCGCAGCAAAGCGCGTCCCGGCGACGGCCTCTATGTCACCGGCCATTTGGGAGGAGCTTCTGCCGAACTCGCCGCCCTGGCAAAATCGCCTCGAAGCCTCCGCAAAGCCTCCCCGGCTGACGACCATCCGCACCTCTACCCGCAGCCGCAACTCCGCGTTGGCCAACGCCTGCGCAGCCTCGCCTCCGCAGCCATCGACATCAGCGACGGCCTGTCCACCGACCTCACCCACCTCTGCGAAGAGTCCCGAGTAGGCGCCATCGTCGAAGCCGACTCGCTTCCACTTCACCAGCTCCTGACCAATAAGAAAGACGCTCTGCAACACGCCCTGCACGGCGGCGAAGACTACCAACTCCTCTTCACCGCATCCGCCACCAGTAAAGTCCCGCGCAGCATCGGCGGCATCCCCATCACCCACATCGGCCAAATCGTTCGGGGCAAAGACATCACCCTGCGCAGCAACGGCAAAACGGAACGATTAGAGCCCGCCGGATGGGAGCATTCACTATGA